GGCGCTCTCGTCGCTGCTGGTCGGGGTCGCCGTCCTCGGCGCCTTCCGCCACAGGCTGTCGCGCCGCAAGCAGGAGCTGGAATCGGCCCACCGGAAACTCGCGCAGGCGTATGCGGACCTCAGGGCGGCCCAGGAAAAGATCGTCGCCCAGGAGAAGTACCGGCAGGCGAAAGACATTGCTGGCGGTTTCGCCCACGAGATCAAGAACGCGCTCTTCCCGGTGGATGGCGCCCTGCTCCGGCAGGAGAAGCTCCTTCGGGAGCCGGCCCCGGACAGCGCGCGGCTGAGATCGACGCACGCGACGATCCGCAGTGCGATCACGCGGGCGGTAAACCTCACCCGCCAGATCACCGAATACTCCCGGCTCGAGGCAGAGATCCGACCGGAACCGGCAGACGTCCGCGCGATTCTCGGGGAAGTCCTCGCGGCCAACGCCGCCCCGGTCGAGGAGCGGGCGATCGGGGTGGCCGCGGAGGGCGAGGCGGCCGCGGTCGCGGCCGTGCGGGCCGGCCACCTGCGGAGCGCCTTCACCAATCTCCTCATGAACAGCATGGAGGCGCTCGAGGGCCGGGACACCCCCCGCATTACGATCGCCTGGACGGTCCGCGACCGCCGCATCCTGTTGGAGTGGACCGACAACGGGTGCGGGATTGCGGAATCCGACCTGCCGCGGATCTTCGACGCTTTCTTCTCGACCAAGCCGACGACCGGGACAGGGCTGGGCCTCTCGCTGGTGAAGAGGATAGTCGAGTTGTATGGGGGAAGCATCGCGGCCGAGAGCCGGCCGGGGAAGGGAACGGCTTTTCATCTGGTCTTGCCCATGATTCCGGAGCAATCCGGTTAAACGAGAAAACAGGCTGGTGCAACCACAGGGCGGCGACAGGTATGGCAAAGGACACGATTCTTCTGGTTGATGACGATCCGCTGGTGCTCGAGGCCCTGCGCGATCTGTTCTCCGACGACTACACTCCGCTGAGCGCCCGGTCCGGCGAGGAGGCCGTCCGCATCGTGGAGGGGCACCGCGACATCTGCGTCGTGGTCATGGACATCCGCATGCCGGGGATGGACGGGATCGCCGCCGCCCGCGCAATCGCCCGCATGGAGCCGGAACTGGCGGTCATATTCCACACCGGCTATCCGGGCGACTATGACGAGCACGAGATCGATGAGCGCGAGGCACCCTACGACTATGTCGAGAAAGGAGTCTCCGGGCTTCGCCTCCTCCGATCGGTTCGGCATGCGGCGGAGCGCAGCCGGCTGAAGGGAGATGTTGAGCGACTCCGGGGACACGCCGCCGACTGCCTGGGTATCCTAGGGCGGTCGGCGGGCATGCTGGAGGTGTTCCGGCTCATTCACCGGGCCGGCCCGTCGAACAGCAAGGTCATGATTCTAGGCGAGACCGGCACGGGCAAAGAGCTGGTGGCCAAGGCCCTCCATGCGCTGAGCCCGCGCGCCGGAAAACCGCTGGCCGTGTTCAACTGCAATCACAAGTCGACCGATCTCGTGGAGTCCGAGCTGTTCGGCCATCTGAAAGGGGCTTTCACCGGGGCGATCGCCGACCGCATCGGGCTGTTCAGATACGCCGACGGCGGCACGGTTTTTCTCGATGAAATCGGCGATCTCGACATCACGACGCAGGCGAAGTTGCTCCGCGTTCTCGAGTCCGGGGAGTTCCATCCCATCGGCTCGCCCCGGATTCAGGCGTGCGATGTGCGGGTGCTCTGTGCGACCCACCGCGACCTGGCGGGCATGGTGAGAGAATCCAAATTCCGCGAGGACCTGTACTATCGTCTCCGCGGCGTCGAAATCCGCATCCCACCTTTGCGTGAGCGCCGGGAGGACATTCCCCTGCTGGCCGCGCGGTTCCTTGACCGGCTGACGGTTGAGCGGGACGGCTTCCCCCGTGTCATCGATCGCGCCGCCATGGAAATGCTCATCGCCTACGACTGGCCCGGCAACGTGAGACAGCTCCTCAGCACGATAGAATCGCTGCTGGTGCTCACCGACTCCGAGCTGATCACGCGCGCCGATATTGCGCGGCAGTTGGGCGCGGGGGAAAACGCCGCCGGGCCGCCGGCCGAGTCCGGCCGCCCGACTTTGACTCAGCGGGTGAGGGAGTACCGCAGGAACTGCATCATTGAAGCGCTCGCGGCCGCCGGCGGCAACATCAGCGAGGCTGCGCGCATCCTCGGTGTGGACCGGTCCAACCTGCGCCGCGACATCCAGGATCTGGACATTCGGCTGGGGTAGTCTGACTTGCCGCTGGCCGCTCCGTTGGAGTCAACGTGACCTTGCGGGCGCAGCCCTCGCGCTCCCGCCAAGTCGCATCTTGTTCCTCCCTATGGAATTACGGAAGCCTCGCCTCGTCATTCCGCCGGCACGGCGTTTGTCTACTGCTACTGCGATGAAAGAGTCTTCACCCTTCAAACCTACGGCGATTCCATAGGAGGAATTGACATGTACGCGTCACAAATCGGCCGGCAAACTGAGGTGCGCATCGGCACGACGATCCTGATTCTCCTACTCGTCCTTCTGCCCTTTGCCTCCACGGATGCTCAACCGTCCGGAACATGGTCCGAGAGGGCTCCCATGCCAACGGCCAGGGCGGCGCTCCCGGCGGTCGCGCTCGGCGGGCGAATCTATGCGATTTCGGGGGATGTTGCGGCCAATGTTCAGACACCGCAGGTGGAGCGCTATGACCCAACTACCAATTCATGGGAAAACGTTGCGCCGCTTCCCACCGCCCGAGGGGGCCTGTCGGCCACGGTCTACGACGGCAAGATCTATGCGGTCGGCGGCCAATTTCGCGGGGGTCCCAACCCGGCAAACTTCTCAGATGATATTGAAGTGTACGATCCTCTGACCAACTCCTGGTCTGCCCTCGCTCCTATGACAACCCGAAGAACCGGCCTGGCGGTAGTTGCACTCCGCGGGAAGATCTATGCGATCGGCGGCTATCAGGAAGGACATAGCCCTCAGGTGATGAATATCGTTGAGGTATATGATCCCGCCACAAACACGTGGTCTCCGGGAACGCCCATGCAGATGACGCGTTGTGCGTTCAACTGCGCCGTCGTCAATGACAAGATATACGCGATCAGCGGATTGGACGGCACCGGGGGAGCAACTGAGACTAGCGAAGTGTACGATCCGGACACCGATACCTGGACATACATCGCGCCCATCCCAAAGAAGCGATCCTGGTCTGCCTGTGATACACTCGACGGACAGGTTGCCATTGTGGGCGGGTATCTGCCCTACGACCTGTATCCTGATCTTTGGTTCTATGACCCGATGACCAATACGTGGAGCCAATCGTCCGCTTCATTGCCGACCCCGCGGCACGCCTGCGGCGGGGCGAGCTTGAATGGAACGCTGTATGTCGTTGGCGGAGGTCTGGGATACGACCCTTCCGTGCTGAATACCGTCGAAGCGTATGAGATCAGCTCCGTCGCCGTCGCTGTCGACATCAAACCCGGCTCCTGTCCCAACCCGCTCAACCTGCGGCCTTATCGCGAGGAAATCCCGGAGCCGGCCGACAATGAGTCTGGCGCGACCGGCCGGTTGGACAAACAAGGCCCCCGCCCGCCGCGCGCCGTCCTCCCGGTCGCTATCCTCGGAACCGCCGAGTTCGATCCGACGATGATCGACTGGACGACGGTCATGCTGGCAGGCGTCTCGCCGATCCGCTTCAGCCTCGACGATGTCGCGACGCCGGTGCCGGCCGATGCGGTGCAGTGCCAGTGCACCACCGCCGGCCCCGACGGCTACACTGATATGACGCTCAAGTTCTACCGCGACCAGATCATCGCCGCGCTCGGCCAGGTGTACGCCGGCGACACGGTAGCGCTGGCTCTGACCGGCAATCTGCTCGACGGCACGCCGATCGAGGGGACCGACTGCGTGCACATCATCAACGGCCCCGAGCCGCCGGAACCCCCGTTGGCCGCCGACGATCAAACGCCCGTCCTGCTGGGCAACTACCCCAACCCGTTCAACCCGGCCACCCAGATCGGGTTCTCGCTGCCGGCGGCGTCGCACGTTACGCTCGTCGTCTACAACATCATGGGGCAGCAGGTGGCGGTGCTGGCCGATGGCCAGTACGAAGCGGGCGACCACAGTGTCACCTGGGATGCATCGGCGCAGTCCTCCGGTGTGTACCTCTACCTTCTTGACGTGTCCGGGTTCAGCCAGACGCGCAAGATGCTGCTGCTCAAATAGTCAGAGGAGGGAGGCAGCTTACCCCGAGGTCGCGGGCCGAAACGCAGGGAGCCGAGCGACCAGAGGGGAGATGCCCGACAACAAGCGCTGCAGATAAGCAGCAGGTAAGAGACAGTGGGGGAACTCACCGAGGGCCGGCGGCAACGCCGGCCTCGATTTACTGACCGGGCTCAATTAGGCTCGACGCCACCCGTGTCGAGGTGGGC
This genomic stretch from Candidatus Zixiibacteriota bacterium harbors:
- a CDS encoding sigma-54-dependent Fis family transcriptional regulator yields the protein MAKDTILLVDDDPLVLEALRDLFSDDYTPLSARSGEEAVRIVEGHRDICVVVMDIRMPGMDGIAAARAIARMEPELAVIFHTGYPGDYDEHEIDEREAPYDYVEKGVSGLRLLRSVRHAAERSRLKGDVERLRGHAADCLGILGRSAGMLEVFRLIHRAGPSNSKVMILGETGTGKELVAKALHALSPRAGKPLAVFNCNHKSTDLVESELFGHLKGAFTGAIADRIGLFRYADGGTVFLDEIGDLDITTQAKLLRVLESGEFHPIGSPRIQACDVRVLCATHRDLAGMVRESKFREDLYYRLRGVEIRIPPLRERREDIPLLAARFLDRLTVERDGFPRVIDRAAMEMLIAYDWPGNVRQLLSTIESLLVLTDSELITRADIARQLGAGENAAGPPAESGRPTLTQRVREYRRNCIIEALAAAGGNISEAARILGVDRSNLRRDIQDLDIRLG
- a CDS encoding T9SS type A sorting domain-containing protein, coding for MYASQIGRQTEVRIGTTILILLLVLLPFASTDAQPSGTWSERAPMPTARAALPAVALGGRIYAISGDVAANVQTPQVERYDPTTNSWENVAPLPTARGGLSATVYDGKIYAVGGQFRGGPNPANFSDDIEVYDPLTNSWSALAPMTTRRTGLAVVALRGKIYAIGGYQEGHSPQVMNIVEVYDPATNTWSPGTPMQMTRCAFNCAVVNDKIYAISGLDGTGGATETSEVYDPDTDTWTYIAPIPKKRSWSACDTLDGQVAIVGGYLPYDLYPDLWFYDPMTNTWSQSSASLPTPRHACGGASLNGTLYVVGGGLGYDPSVLNTVEAYEISSVAVAVDIKPGSCPNPLNLRPYREEIPEPADNESGATGRLDKQGPRPPRAVLPVAILGTAEFDPTMIDWTTVMLAGVSPIRFSLDDVATPVPADAVQCQCTTAGPDGYTDMTLKFYRDQIIAALGQVYAGDTVALALTGNLLDGTPIEGTDCVHIINGPEPPEPPLAADDQTPVLLGNYPNPFNPATQIGFSLPAASHVTLVVYNIMGQQVAVLADGQYEAGDHSVTWDASAQSSGVYLYLLDVSGFSQTRKMLLLK